In a single window of the Lodderomyces elongisporus chromosome 4, complete sequence genome:
- the MCA1 gene encoding Ca(2+)-dependent cysteine protease (MEROPS:MER0039482): MFPGQGRHTYGGQQQSSQSQQYNYGPPQGPPPNGYGPPPGPPPNGYGPPPGPPPQNSWGYGNPSGTQSSNQQRYQGQQSGQQNYNGGYQRPSQPPPQQSGNQRGQPGQNGEPDYGHQYGSGQYSRPPTNQQSFGVENYNYQYSACNGRKKALLVGINYIGTANELRGPINDVNNVEQFLLTHGFKSDDIVKLTDDQRVQRAIPTRQNILDAIQWLVKDARPNDSLFFHYSGHGGQTEDQPDQYGNYDEDDGYDEVIYPLDFQTNGFIVDDLLHDMMVKTLPPGCRMTALFDSCHSGSVLDLPYMYSTKGVLKEPNVMKEAGQGLLQAAMSYATGNSAGIFKGLSSSVKSFMNQGRSSQANEYSKQTKTAACDAISLSGCKDDQTSADSSIGGQATGAMSYAFLTVMNQNPNQSYLSLLQNMRTILQSKYSQKPQLTASHPIDCNLQFIF; the protein is encoded by the coding sequence ATGTTCCCCGGTCAAGGTAGACACACATATGGCGGCCAACAGCAGCTGCTGCAGCTGCAACAATACAACTATGGACCACCACAAGGGCCACCTCCAAATGGATACGGTCCTCCTCCAGGTCCACCTCCAAATGGATACGGTCCTCCTCCAGGTCCACCACCCCAGAACTCTTGGGGATATGGTAATCCAAGTGGAACACAATCATCGAATCAACAACGCTATCAAGGTCAACAAAGTGGGCAGCAAAACTACAATGGAGGATACCAACGCCCTAGTCAGCCTCCTCCACAACAGTCAGGAAACCAAAGAGGACAACCGGGTCAGAATGGAGAGCCAGATTACGGTCACCAATATGGATCAGGGCAATACTCGCGACCACCTACTAATCAGCAATCTTTTGGTGTAGAGAACTACAATTATCAATATTCTGCGTGTAATGGACGCAAAAAGGCTTTATTGGTGGGTATCAATTATATCGGTACAGCCAATGAGTTGAGAGGACCAATCAATGATGTCAACAACGTTGAACAGTTTTTACTTACCCACGGATTCAAAAGCGACGATATAGTCAAGTTGACAGACGATCAAAGGGTTCAGAGAGCAATCCCCACACGTCAAAATATTTTAGATGCCATCCAGTGGCTTGTCAAGGATGCTCGCCCCAACGATTCCTTGTTTTTCCATTACTCGGGTCATGGTGGCCAAACCGAAGACCAGCCTGATCAATATGGCAATTacgatgaagatgacgGGTATGACGAAGTGATTTACCCATTGGATTTCCAAACCAATGGTTTCATTGTAGACGACTTGTTGCATGACATGATGGTAAAGACTTTGCCACCAGGTTGCAGAATGACAGCATTATTTGACTCTTGTCATTCAGGTTCAGTGTTGGACTTGCCATATATGTACTCGACAAAAGGTGTGTTGAAAGAACCAAATGTGATGAAAGAAGCCGGTCAAGGATTATTACAAGCTGCAATGTCGTACGCCACTGGTAATAGTGCCGGTATCTTTAAAGGCTTGAGCTCGTCCGTGAAGTCATTTATGAACCAAGGAAGATCATCACAAGCGAATGAGTATAGTAAACAGACCAAGACTGCGGCTTGTGATGCCATCTCGTTAAGTGGTTGTAAAGATGACCAAACAAGTGCAGACTCCAGTATTGGCGGACAAGCAACCGGTGCCATGAGTTATGCATTCCTCACGGTCATGAACCAAAACCCCAATCAATCGTATTTGAGTTTATTGCAAAACATGAGGACTATTTTGCAATCCAAGTATAGTCAGAAGCCGCAATTGACTGCTTCGCATCCTATTGATTGCAACTtgcaatttattttttag
- the RHB1 gene encoding GTP-binding protein, whose product MPLKTRKLAVVGARSVGKSSLIVRFVEDHFLDSYYPTLENQFGKNINIQNQDYAIEILDTAGQDENSILNEKHIVGVHGYVLVFSITSRQSFETIQHVCNKILNSIGSDDIPMIFVGNKCDLEYQRQVDKQEGEKLAERYKCKYMEISAKDNLNINQTFESLITDIEMMHNPQVIAKGKYERCIIV is encoded by the coding sequence atGCCACTAAAAACACGGAAACTTGCAGTTGTTGGTGCTCGCTCGGTTGGGAAATCATCGCTAATTGTACGGTTTGTTGAAGACCATTTTCTTGATAGTTATTACCCAACGCTCGAAAACCAATTTGGCAAAAATATTAATATCCAAAACCAAGATTACGCAATCGAGATTCTCGATACTGCAGGTCAGGACGAGAATAGCATACTAAACGAAAAGCACATTGTTGGTGTCCATGGATACGTGTTGGTGTTTTCAATTACATCTAGACAATCGTTTGAGACAATTCAACATGTTTGTAATAAAATACTAAATTCAATAGGGAGTGATGATATTCCCATGATATTTGTGGGAAATAAGTGCGATTTAGAATACCAGAGACAAGTTGACAAacaagaaggagaaaaacTAGCTGAGAGATACAAATGTAAATACATGGAAATCTCAGCAAAGGATAACTTGAATATCAATCAAACATTTGAATCTCTAATAACCGATATCGAAATGATGCATAATCCCCAGGTAATAGCAAAAGGCAAATACGAACGATGTATAATtgtataa